The sequence below is a genomic window from Flagellimonas marinaquae.
GACTTTCCAGTTTAAAATCACAGGAATCCAAAGGATCGGTTCCATCTTCTATCTCGTCGCCGTTGGTAACCCCGTCGCCATCACAATCAGCATCCAGATAGTCCCCACTTTGTGGTAGGGTTACACTATCTGGGTTATATTCGCATGAATCCAATGGGTCTGTGCCATCTTCCTTCTCATCGCCGTTAGTGACCCCATCTCCATCACAATCCAAGTTCTTCCATTCCTGGGACGGTGCACAATCCTGGTGCTCCAAAACAAAATCGCAAGGATCTAGTGGATCCGTACCGTCTTCTTTTTCCTGGCCATTACTTACCCCATCTCCATCACAATCCAACTTCTTCCATTCCTGGGACGGTGCGCAATCCTGGTGCTCCAAAACAAAATCGCAAGGATCTAGTGGATCGGTACCGTCTTCTTTTTCCTGGCCATTACTTACCCCATCTCCATCACAATCCAACTTCTTCCATTCCTGGGACGGTGCACAATCCTGGTGCTCCAAAACAAAATCGCAAGGATCTAGTGGATTGGTACCGTCATGCTTTTCCCTGCCATTAGTAACCCCATCCCCATCACAATCCATTTTTTTCCATTTGTAAGACGGCGAACAGTTCTGGTGTGCCAAAACAAAATCACAAGGATCTAAGGGATCGGTACCGTCATGCTTTTCCCTGCCATTAGTAACCCCATCCCCATCACAATCCATTTTTTTCCATTTGTCGGACGGTGCACAGTTCTGGTGAGCCAAAACAAAATCGCATGGGTCATTTGGGTCTGTACCATCTATATTTTCTTGATCTGTGGTAACCCCATCGCCATCACAATCGTCGCTTCCGTAACAAAACGACAAAGGATCCCATAACGAAGTTCGCTGAAAACCAAATGTAAGGGATTGAGAGTTATAGCTATTTTCTAGATCGAGACCTAAGGGAGTTGTAAAATCAAAAGTATTGGCTGCACTAAAATGCGATGCAAAGCCAAATACCACAAAGAACATCGTAAACACGAACTGTTTGTGTAGCGGGTTATTTAGTCTCACAAAAGTAATTTTGTCCATAAATGATAAGTTTTGGTCAACTATCACCATGGCAAAAAGTGGTTCTCGTAATTGTAAGAAAATTGGGGTTTTCTTGTTTGTTTTAATGTCACTGGTCCATTTGACACATCTCGACACAATTACGTCACATAGTTAAACTATTTGACTATCACCTCCTATTTTAATCGATAAAAGGCATGTTCATCAATATTATTGACTGGATTGTCGATTCACCAATGGTATATAACCCACACTTTAATGGTCAGTGCTATTAAAACGGCCGAAAAATACTTCACTTTTTCGTTTTGACCGGTTTATTTCGGTAATTTTTTTCCAATAATATTAACAATCGTGATTCATTGCCAAAATTCGGGGCATAACAGATAAATCCACTATTTTTGCCGAAATTTTTGTTGATGGAATTTCAAAAGGAAATAGCGAAACGAAGAACCTTTGGTATCATTTCCCACCCGGATGCCGGTAAAACTACTTTGACCGAAAAATTACTTTTGTTCGGTGGTGCGATCCAAGAAGCGGGAGCCGTAAAAAGCAACAAAATAAAAAAGTCCGCTACGAGTGACTTTATGGAAATCGAAAGACAAAGGGGTATTTCGGTCGCTACTTCGGTTTTAGCGTTTATTTATAAAGACAAAAAGATAAATATCCTGGATACCCCAGGGCACAAAGATTTCGCCGAGGACACATTCCGGACCCTCACCGCGGTGGACAGCGTTATTGTTGTTATTGATGTGGCAAAAGGTGTGGAGGAGCAGACGGAAAAACTCGTCGAGGTCTGTCGTATGCGAAATATTCCAATGATCGTTTTCATCAACAAATTGGATCGTGAGGGAAAAGACGCTTTTGATCTCTTGGACGAAGTAGAACAAAAATTAGGTTTGTCCGTTACCCCTTTAAGCTTTCCGATAGGCATGGGATACGATTTCAAGGGAATCTACAACATCTACGAAAAAAACATTAATCTGTTTAGCGGCAATAGCAAAAAAAACATCGAGGAGACCATTGCTTTTGATAACCTCGACAATCCAGAGCTTGAAGAAATTATCGGGGCCAACGCAGCCGAAGAGTTACGCGGCAACTTGGAACTGGTAGATGGTGTTTACCCGGATTTTGACAAAGAAGCCTATCTTAAAGGTGAGTTGCAACCTGTTTTTTTTGGTTCTGCACTGAATAATTTTGGTGTACGTGAACTTTTGGATTGTTTTGTGGATATCGCTCCCTCTCCCAGACCAAAAAAGGCCGAGGAACGTTTGGTCAAGGCAGACGAAAAGGATTTCTCCGGATTTGTATTTAAAATACATGCCAACATGGACCCCAAGCACCGGGACAGATTGGCTTTTGTTAAGATTGTTTCAGGTACTTTTGAACGCAACACTCCCTATCTACACGTAAGACAAGGAAAAAAGCTAAAGTTCTCCAGCCCAAACGCATTCTTTGCAGAGAAAAAAGAGATTGTGGACATCTCTTATCCAGGGGATATTGTGGGGCTTCATGATACGGGCAACTTTAAGATAGGGGACACTTTGACCAGCGGTGAAGAACTGCACTACAAAGGCATTCCGAGCTTTTCTCCCGAGCATTTTAGATATATCAACAACGCAGACCCAATGAAGGCCAAGCAACTGTACAAGGGAATTGATCAATTAATGGATGAAGGTGTCGCCCAATTGTTCACCCTGGAAATGAACGGAAGGAAAGTTATTGGAACCGTTGGTGCTCTGCAATATGAAGTTATCCAATATCGATTGGAGCACGAGTACGGGGCCAAGTGTACCTATGAAAATTTTCCGGTCCATAAAGCATGCTGGGTAGAGGCTGAAGATGAAAACAATGAAGAGTTCCAAGAATTCAAAAGGGTAAAGCAAAAGTTTTTGGCTACCGACAAAAGAGGGCAATTGGTGTTTTTGGCAGATTCCCCATTTTCGTTACAGATGACCCAACAAAAGTACCCTTCCGTAAAACTGCACTATACTTCAGAGTTTGAATAATCCTTTTTTTAACCAACGCATACAAGGTTGAAAACGAATTGATTATATAAGTTCATATTTCTTTTTTTTGTACATTGATTGGTATAACCAATTAATTAAGCAAACTATGACAACTACAGTAAAACCGCCTACTTGGTTCTGGGTGGTAAGCATTATCGCACTTTTATGGAATTTAATGGGTGTTTTCAACTATCTCAATCAAGCTTTTAACCAACAGGCTATCTTAGAAACTTTAGACCAAGCACAACGTGAAGCTTTCGAAGGCATACCGGAATGGGCCACGGCAGCATTTGCCCTTGCTGTATTCTCCGGAACTTTGGCCTGTATTGGACTACTGTTGCGTAAAAAATGGGCCCGGCCACTATTTATTCTTTCGCTATTGGCCGCAGTGGTTCAATTCATCCATTGGTTGTTTATCTCCAATGCCGTGGAAGCTTTTGGACCTTCTACATATGCCATGCCCGTAATTGTGATAATAATTGGGATTTACCTGATTTTATTCTCTAAAAAGGGAATTGAGAAAGGTTGGTTAACATAAAATCAATAAAAAAAGCCCCTTTTAAAAAGGGGCTTTTTTTATGCTTCTCCAGTAGGGCCAAAATTCAATGGAATCGGAGGTTGCTCATAGTCCTGAATTGTTCCATGGGCACTTTCGAACCTATTTACATTTTCATTTAATGCCTTGAGCAGTTTTTTGGCATGTTGTGGCGTTAGGATTATTCTGCTTTTCACCTTTGCCTTGGGAGCGCCCGGCATCAAACTAATAAAGTCCACCACAAACTCTGATACCGAGTGGTTGATTATAGCCAAATTGGAATATGTTCCTTCCGCTGTTTTCTCATCCAACTCTATATTGATCTGTTTCTGATTCTTCTTTTCTTCAGCCATATTGTATTTATCTTAAAAAGAAAAACCCCGACCTAAAGGCCAGGGTTTGTTTTTATTTAGAATTTGAATTCCTCTTTTCGAGCCATGATTTCATCGTACTCCTCTTTGGAACCTACAATGATACTGTCATAATCCCTCATACCTGTACCGGCCGGAATCTTATGTCCTACGATTACATTCTCTTTCAGACCTTCCAAGGTATCAACTTTACCGCTAACAGCAGCTTCGTTCAATACTTTTGTAGTTTCCTGGAACGATGCCGCAGATATAAAGGATTTGGTCTGCAATGATGCTCTTGTAATACCTTGCAAGATAGGTGTTGCCGTTGCAGCAACTGCATCCCTTGCAACCACCAAGGTCTTGTCCTCTCTTCTAAGAATAGAGTTCTCATCCCTTAGCTCACGTATTGTTACTATCTGTCCTGGTTTCAACCTTTCGGAATCACCAGCATCCTCAACAACTTTTTTACCGAAAATCTCATCGTTCTCGTTGATAAAGTCATCTTTGTGTGCCAATTGATTCTCCAAGAAAATGGTATCACCTGGATCTTGAATCTTAACTTTACGCATCATTTGCCTAACAACAACCTCAAAGTGCTTATCGTTAATCTTTACACCCTGTAAACGATATACTTCCTGCACCTCGTTCACCAAGTATTGCTGTACTGCAGATGGTCCTTTAATGGCCAAGATATCCTCTGGGGTAATTGAACCATCGGACAATGGCATACCGGCACGTACGTAGTCGTTCTCCTGGACCAAAATCTGGTTGGACAATTTAACCAAGTACTTTTTGATATCACCTGTCTTAGATTCAATAATGATTTCGCGGTTACCACGCTTGATCTTACCAAAGGAAACAACACCATCAATCTCGGATACAACGGCAGGATTGGATGGGTTACGGGCCTCGAAAAGCTCGGTCACCCTCGGAAGACCTCCGGTAATATCCCCTGCCTTAGCAGATTTACGTGGGATTTTCACCAAAATCTTACCTTCCTTCACCTTTTCGCCATCATCGATCATAAGGTGTGAACCAACCGGCAAGTTGTACGAACGCAATGTTTCTCCTTTACCATCCTTGATCAACAAGGTTGGAATAAGTTTTTTGTTCCTACTTTCGGAGATTACTTTTTCTTGGAAACCGGTCTGTTCATCGATTTCTACTTGGTAAGTAACCCCTTGCTCAATGTTTTCGTAGGCTATCTCTCCAGAGAATTCGGAAACAATAACACCGTTATATGGATCCCACTCGCAAATAACAGTTCCCTTTGCTATTTTCTCGCCATTTTTAATGTACAGCTGAGAACCATAAGGGATGTTGTTTGTACTTAAGGTAATTCCTGTTTTTGGGTCAACAATCTTAACTTCGGATGTTCTGGAGATAACAATATTGGTTTTTCCACCTTCACTATTTTCTCCTTCTACCAACCTTAGGTCCTCGATTTCGGCAACACCATCAAATTTAGACTCCAATTTGTTGTCCTCGGAGATGTTACCTGCAATACCACCCACGTGGAAGGTACGCAACGTTAACTGTGTACCAGGCTCACCGATGGACTGAGCGGCAACAACACCTACGGCCTCACCCCTTTGTACCATTTTATTGGTAGCAAGGTTACGTCCATAACATTTGGCACATATACCTTGTGGCGCCTCGCACGTTAATGGTGATCTTACTTCTATCTTCTCGATCGGAGCTGCTTCTACCCTTTTAACATCGGCTTCATTGATCTCTTGACCTGCTCTTAGGACAAGCTCTTCGGTCAATGGGTTGTAAACATCGTGTAAGGATACCCTACCTAGGATTCTCTCACCCAAAGTTTCAACAACTTCCTCATTTTTCTTCAAAGCTTCCACTTCGATACCTCTCAAGGTT
It includes:
- a CDS encoding peptide chain release factor 3 codes for the protein MEFQKEIAKRRTFGIISHPDAGKTTLTEKLLLFGGAIQEAGAVKSNKIKKSATSDFMEIERQRGISVATSVLAFIYKDKKINILDTPGHKDFAEDTFRTLTAVDSVIVVIDVAKGVEEQTEKLVEVCRMRNIPMIVFINKLDREGKDAFDLLDEVEQKLGLSVTPLSFPIGMGYDFKGIYNIYEKNINLFSGNSKKNIEETIAFDNLDNPELEEIIGANAAEELRGNLELVDGVYPDFDKEAYLKGELQPVFFGSALNNFGVRELLDCFVDIAPSPRPKKAEERLVKADEKDFSGFVFKIHANMDPKHRDRLAFVKIVSGTFERNTPYLHVRQGKKLKFSSPNAFFAEKKEIVDISYPGDIVGLHDTGNFKIGDTLTSGEELHYKGIPSFSPEHFRYINNADPMKAKQLYKGIDQLMDEGVAQLFTLEMNGRKVIGTVGALQYEVIQYRLEHEYGAKCTYENFPVHKACWVEAEDENNEEFQEFKRVKQKFLATDKRGQLVFLADSPFSLQMTQQKYPSVKLHYTSEFE
- a CDS encoding DUF3467 domain-containing protein; translation: MAEEKKNQKQINIELDEKTAEGTYSNLAIINHSVSEFVVDFISLMPGAPKAKVKSRIILTPQHAKKLLKALNENVNRFESAHGTIQDYEQPPIPLNFGPTGEA